A stretch of DNA from Streptobacillus ratti:
ACAGGTCAATTACATGTTGAAGCTTTTGCGTCAGCATTTCATAATACATATACTTTTGGACCAACTTTTAGAGCAGAAGAATCATATACTGCAAGACATGCAGCTGAATTTTGGATGATAGAACCTGAAATCGCTTTTGCTAACTTAGAAACAAACATGGATATTGCAGAATCTATGATTAAATATATTATTAAATATGTTATGGATAACGCACCACTTGAAATGGAATTTTTTAATACATGGATAGAAAAAGGTATAATAGATAAGTTAAATAATATAGTAAATAATGATTTTGGACGTATTACATATACTGAAGCTATTGATATACTTAAAAAATCAAAAGTAGAATTTACTATTCCAGTTGAATGGGGTATGGATTTAAAATCAGAACATGAAAGATATCTAGCAGAAAATGTATTTAAAAAACCAGTTTTCGTTACAGATTATCCAAAAGATATTAAAGCATTTTATATGAAACTTAATGAAGATGGTAAAACTGTAAGAGCTATGGATTTATTAGCACCAGGTATAGGTGAAATTGTTGGTGGAAGTCAAAGAGAAGATGATTACGATAAATTAGTTAATATAATGAAAGAAAAAGAATTGAATATAGAAGAGTATTCATGGTACTTAGATTTAAGAAAATTTGGTTCATTCCCACATTCAGGTTATGGATTAGGTTTTGAAAGAATGTTAATGTATATTACAGGTATTTCAAATATAAGAGATGTGTTAGCATTCCCAAGAACAGCAAAAAGCTTAGAGTATTAAGAGGAGAAAATATGAAAAAAATATTTTTTGTTTTACTTATTATTCCTTTATTTCTTAAGGGAGATTTTTTAGAAGAACTTCAAAAAATTGATATTCTTTTACAAAAAGGACAATATAAGGAAGCATTAGAAAAAGGAAAAGAATTGGCTGAAACTGAAATAACAGAAGATGATAGAAGTTCTCTTAAAAATTTATTATCAGTTATAGAGAAAAAAATAAAATCAGAATCTGGAAATTTGGCAGATAGAATATTTAACAATACAGGAGAAATTAATTTTACTACTAATACAGCTACAGATGGAGAAGTTTCAGAAGGTACTTCAAATGGAACATTTGCTTTTCCTGGAGATGTGTTAAATGATGGAGCTAAATATCAAGAATATATGACTTTTGAAAAAGAAGTTTTAGCAAGTGATAATTCTGAAAACATATATACTTTATCAACAATATATATGAAAAGTGGCTTATATGAAAGAGCAATGAATTTAGGTCTTAAAACTAATGAAATTAGAACTGTATATAATTCAGCATTAGGAGCAAGATTAATTGGTAAATATGAGATTGCAATTAAGCAATATAAGAAAGTACTTTATTCAGATTCTGTACATTTAAATTCTTTATTAGGATTAGGACTTTCATATAGAGGTATTGGTGATAAAAGAAGTGCCGTAAATTATTTACAAAGATATTTAAATTCTGGTGGAACTAATCCAAATGTTGAAAAAATGATAGAGTATTTAAGTAGGTAGATATTATGGGGTGGATTAATTTGAGTAAAATTTTAAAAGAAGATATATGTGTGGAAATTATGAAGAGATATAATAATATTTTTCATGCTATAGATGATTTTAAAAAATATAATTTAAATCAAACAATTTTAGATAAATTATTAAAAGCATCAAAATATGACGACAAGTATTATATAAATAAATGTATGGAAGATAATATCAAAGTAGTATCATTTAAAGATAAAAATTATCCTAAAAAATTGATACAATCTGGTTTTATCTTTCCATATATTTATTTAAAAACAAATATAGATATTAATAAATTAGAAAATATATTAGCCTTTAGCTCTAATTATGATTTGATAGAAAATACTAAAAAAATATTAGATGACACATTAGAGTTAAATAGTAATATATCTTTGAGTTTAGTTACTGAAACTGATGCAGATAAGTATATTCAGAAGAAGTTTTCAAATAAAAATAATAATATGATATATATTAATTCAAGAGATTTTAAATATATACCTAAATATTATGATTTAGATAAAGACATCTTAATTTCAATAGAACCTTTTGAAGATTTGAGAAACAAAAATAATATTTTAAAATCTACATGTTTACTTGCTGGAATTAGTGATTTTCTATATGTTCCAGAAAGTTTTTCAACTTCAAGAGCTATGATAATTTCAAAAATAATGAATGATATGGGAAAAGAAATATTTGCTAGTACATCATATGGAAATAGATATTCAGGTTGTAACTATATTTTAAGAAATAATATTGCAAAGCTTGTTATGAGTAAAGATGATATAAATAAAGAGGTGAATAATGGCTAAAAATTTAGTAATAGTGGAATCTCCATCAAAAGCAAAAACAATAGAAAAAATATTAGGATCAAATTATGAAGTTCTTGCATCAGTGGGGCATTGTATTGATTTACCAAAAAGTAAGATAGGTATTGATATACAAAATGATTTTAAACCAGATTATAAAATAATAAAGGGTAAAAAAGATATTCTTGAAAAGTTAAAAGAAAAGTCTAAAAAAGCTAATAAAGTTTTCCTTGCATCCGATTTAGATAGAGAAGGGGAAGCTATAGCATGGCATATCTCAAAATATATCAATCAAGATTCTAAAGTTAAAAGAATAAAATTTAATGAAATTACAAAAACAGCAATATCAAATGCAATAAGAAATCCAAGAGATATAGATACAAATTTAGTTAATTCACAACAAGCAAGAAGATTATTAGATAGAATAGTAGGGTATAAGATATCTCCACTATTGTGGCCAATAGTCGGTAAAAAAGCATCAGCAGGAAGAGTACAATCAGTATCACTTAAATTAATTTGTGATTTAGAAGAAGAAATTAAAAACTTTGTATCACAAAAATACTATGAGTTAGATATATTAATTGCTAAAGATATTAGATTAAATCTTAGTGAAATTAATGGAGAAAAAATAGATAAAATTTTTGATGAAAGAATATTTAAAAAAGCACTTTCAGATTTAGAAAATAACAAGGTAATTATAGATGAGATAAAAATTTCAAAAAAATCTCAAAGGCCACCAGTTGTATTTAAAACTAGTACTTTACAACAACTTGCATCATCATATTTAGGTTTTAATGCGACTAAGACTATGAGAGTAGCTCAAAGACTTTATGAGGGGTTAAACATTGATGGA
This window harbors:
- the asnS gene encoding asparagine--tRNA ligase; its protein translation is MELRDLQLNIEKYLDKKIKLDGWVKKIRSQKKLGFIEFNDGTYFQGIQVIFDDSLENFEEISKLSIYSSISIEGTLVKSQGKGQNFEIKAETIYVYNKADISNPLQNKRHGMEFLRTIAHLRPRTNTFSAVFRVRSLLAYAIHKFFMERNFVYVQTPIFTSTDAEGAGEMFQVTTLDLNNIPRNEENMIDYREDFFAKPSFLTVTGQLHVEAFASAFHNTYTFGPTFRAEESYTARHAAEFWMIEPEIAFANLETNMDIAESMIKYIIKYVMDNAPLEMEFFNTWIEKGIIDKLNNIVNNDFGRITYTEAIDILKKSKVEFTIPVEWGMDLKSEHERYLAENVFKKPVFVTDYPKDIKAFYMKLNEDGKTVRAMDLLAPGIGEIVGGSQREDDYDKLVNIMKEKELNIEEYSWYLDLRKFGSFPHSGYGLGFERMLMYITGISNIRDVLAFPRTAKSLEY